TGAGCGGGATCACCGCCCAGGCGGCAAGCGCCAGCGTCACGGAGACGAGCGGGGCGAGCAGGAAGATCGCCTTGTTGGCGCCGGCGGGAATCACCGGCTCCTTGAAGACGAACTTCAAAAGGTCGGCGAAGGACTGGAAAAGTCCCCACGGGCCTACCACATTCGGACCACGGCGGAGCTGAACTGCAGCCCAGATCTTACGGTCAGCGAGCAGGATGTAGGCGATGAAAAGCAGCAGCGCGACCAGGAGCAGCAGCGACTGGGCGACCATGATGATCGCGGGCCAGACATAGGTCGAAACGAAAGCGTCCATGATACTCTATTCCCTCGCGCTCATTCCGCCGCAGCTTTGAAATTGTTGCGTGCCAAAGCCGAGCATTCGGCCATGACGGCGGATGCGCGCGCTATCGGGTTCGTCAAATAGAAGTCTTTGACCGGAGACGCAAACACGGATTTGCCCATCTCACCGGCTTTTTGACCAAGTGCGGCAATTTCGTCGCCGTTGCCGGTCGCGATCGCGTCGACGTCAGCGAAATGCGGGTGGGCCGCATAGAGCTTCGAGCGCAATTCGCCAAGCGAATCAAAGGGCAGCTTCTTGCCGAGCACGTCGGAAAGCGCGCGGATGATCGCCCAATCCTCGCGGGCATCGCCCGGTGCGAAGCCGGCGCGGTTGCCGACCTGAACGCGGCCTTCGGTGTTGACCCAGGTACCGGACTTTTCGGTGTAGGTCGCGCCCGGCAGGATGACGTCGGCTGCATGTGCGCCGTTGTCGCCGTGCGAGCCGATATAGACCGTGAAGCCGGACTTGCGTTCCGCAAGATCGATCTCGTCGGCGCCGAGCAGGAAGAGAACGTCGGAGGCGGTGACCATCTCGGCCGCCGTCTTGCCGTTCGCGCCCGGAACGAAGCCGAGGTCGAGACCACCGACACGGGAGGCGGCCGTGTGAAGAACGGCAAAGCCGTTCCACTCGGCGGTGACTGCACCGACGGCGCCAGCGAGCTTGGCGGCAGCGGAAAGAACGGCAGCGCCGCCCTCCCCTGCAACAGCACCCTGGCCGATGAGGATCATCGGGCGCTGCGCCTTCTTCAAGGTCGCTGCAAACTTGCCCTTGCCCGAGACGAGCTCGGCCAGCGTTTCGGTGCCGGCGCCGAGATATTCGTATTCATAGCGCAGCTCACCCGGCTCGCCAATTACGGCAATCGGGAAGTTGCCCATGCGGTAGCGCTTGCGGATGCGGGCGTTGAGAACTGACGCCTCGAAGCGAGGATTGGAGCCGATGATCAGCAGCGCGTCAGCGCTTTCGATGCCAGCGATCGTCGGGTTGAAGAGGTAGCTGGCGCGGCCGAGCGACGGGTCGAGTGCGGCACCATCCTGGCGGCAGTCAACGCTCTCGGAGCCGAGCGCTGCAATCAGGCTCTTCAGCGCGTACATTTCTTCGACCGAAGCGAGGTCGCCGGCAATGGCGCCGATCTTGTCGCCGGAGGTCTGGGCAACGGCAGCCTTGACCGCCTGGAAGGCTTCGCCCCAGCTTGCCGGCTGCAGACGGCCGTCCTTCTTGACGTAAGGACGATCGAGACGCTGCGTCTTCAGGCCATCCCAGATGAAGCGGCTCTTGTCGGAGATCCACTCTTCGTTGATGTCCTCGTTGACGCGCGGCATGATGCGCATGACTTCGCGGCCGCGGGTGTCGACGCGGATCGCCGAGCCGAGCGCGTCCATCACGTCGATGGATTCGGTCTTGTTCAGCTCCCACGGACGGGCGGTGAAGGCAAACGGCTTCGAGGTCAGCGCGCCGACCGGGCAGAGGTCAACGACGTTGCCCTGCAGCTCGGAGGTCATCGCCTGCTCGAGATAGGTGGTGATTTCGGCGTCTTCGCCGCGGCCGATCAGGCCAAGCTCGGCAATGCCGGCAACTTCTGTCGTGAAGCGAACGCAGCGCGTGCAGTGAATGCAGCGGTTCATCACAGTCTTGACGAGCGGGCCGATGTACTTGTCTTCGACGGCGCGCTTGTTTTCCTGGTAGCGCGAGCTGTCGATACCAAAGGCCATGGCCTGGTCCTGCAGGTCGCATTCGCCGCCCTGGTCACAGATCGGGCAGTCGAGCGGATGGTTGATCAGCAGGAATTCCATCACGCCTTCGCGCGCCTTCTTGACCATCGGCGTGGTCGTGAAGACTTCCGGCGCTTCGCCGTTCGGGCCCGGACGTAGGTCGCGCACGCCCATGGCGCAGGAGGCGGCGGGCTTGGGCGGCCCTCCCTTCACCTCGATCAGACACATGCGGCAGTTGCCGGCGACCGAAAGCCGCTCGTGGAAACAGAAGCGCGGAACTTCAGCCCCGGCCTCTTCGCACGCCTGAAGCAGCGTGAAATGATCCGGTACCTCGATCTCTTTTCCGTCGACTTTCAGCTTTGCCATCTTCGTACTCAATCCTGTCTTCCGTCCGTCGGCCCATCGGCGACGGACAATTCCAACACAGCCTTGCTGCTTGCGGGCGATGGCCGTCTCCGGTCCCCCGCCCCTATTGTCTCACGCGCCTTTCAGCGCCTTGGCCTGTCCAACCCAATCGTCCCGCTTGATCCGCCCGCCGAAACCGAGTTCGTCGTCGAAGCGGGCGACATCTGCCTCGCTCCAGCGGGCGATGTCGGCAAAGCCGCTGATGCCCTTGGCGTTCAGCACCTGCTCGAGCTTCGGACCGATGCCGGAGATCCGCTTGAGGTCGTCGGCGGCTTTCGCCTTGGCACGCGTCGCGCGCGCCTTGACCACCTTTTCAGCGGCAACCTTCTCGACCGCCGGCTTTGCCGCTGCGCGCCTGGCAGTCGCGGACGGCTTGGCGCCCGGTTCCGGCCTCGCTTCGGCCTGCGTCGTCTTTGCGACGGCGGCAGGCGCCGCGTCAGACGCTGCGGGCTCTGCCCGCTTCTGCGCCGCCTCGACGGCCCCTTGCATCGCGCCGATCATGGCGCCTGCAATCTGGGTCGTGAGACCTAAGCCGATCGCGGTCGCTGCCGCAACTGCGGCTGCCGGATGGACCATCAGCGGATGCAGCGGCACCTTTGAAAGGCCCTTCATCCATTCGCCCATGCCGAACGGATCGGCCGGATCGCCGCCAAGCGGACGCGCGAACGGAATGCCTGCTTCGGCCTGTCCCTTCATCTGTCCCTCCCCGCGTGCGCCGGCCATCGTGCCTTACTCCGCCGCTTCCAGAACCGCGCCGTGCGACGAGGCATTGCGGGTGTATTCGTCGATGCGCGCTTCCATCTCCGGACGGAAATGCTTGATCAGGCCCTGGATCGGCCAGGCGGCTGCGTCGCCGAGCGCGCAG
The nucleotide sequence above comes from Ensifer sp. PDNC004. Encoded proteins:
- the nuoG gene encoding NADH-quinone oxidoreductase subunit NuoG, which encodes MAKLKVDGKEIEVPDHFTLLQACEEAGAEVPRFCFHERLSVAGNCRMCLIEVKGGPPKPAASCAMGVRDLRPGPNGEAPEVFTTTPMVKKAREGVMEFLLINHPLDCPICDQGGECDLQDQAMAFGIDSSRYQENKRAVEDKYIGPLVKTVMNRCIHCTRCVRFTTEVAGIAELGLIGRGEDAEITTYLEQAMTSELQGNVVDLCPVGALTSKPFAFTARPWELNKTESIDVMDALGSAIRVDTRGREVMRIMPRVNEDINEEWISDKSRFIWDGLKTQRLDRPYVKKDGRLQPASWGEAFQAVKAAVAQTSGDKIGAIAGDLASVEEMYALKSLIAALGSESVDCRQDGAALDPSLGRASYLFNPTIAGIESADALLIIGSNPRFEASVLNARIRKRYRMGNFPIAVIGEPGELRYEYEYLGAGTETLAELVSGKGKFAATLKKAQRPMILIGQGAVAGEGGAAVLSAAAKLAGAVGAVTAEWNGFAVLHTAASRVGGLDLGFVPGANGKTAAEMVTASDVLFLLGADEIDLAERKSGFTVYIGSHGDNGAHAADVILPGATYTEKSGTWVNTEGRVQVGNRAGFAPGDAREDWAIIRALSDVLGKKLPFDSLGELRSKLYAAHPHFADVDAIATGNGDEIAALGQKAGEMGKSVFASPVKDFYLTNPIARASAVMAECSALARNNFKAAAE
- a CDS encoding NADH:ubiquinone oxidoreductase → MAGARGEGQMKGQAEAGIPFARPLGGDPADPFGMGEWMKGLSKVPLHPLMVHPAAAVAAATAIGLGLTTQIAGAMIGAMQGAVEAAQKRAEPAASDAAPAAVAKTTQAEARPEPGAKPSATARRAAAKPAVEKVAAEKVVKARATRAKAKAADDLKRISGIGPKLEQVLNAKGISGFADIARWSEADVARFDDELGFGGRIKRDDWVGQAKALKGA